The window tgttgaggaagtgacttgggaagtggaagaagcaATGAAGAGTAATTACCCACATTTGTTCCAGCAGTAtaggaggttcagtctgaggcatcatctcccccaggtattattccattttcaactatcgtgattggtcgtgtgaggccatggtgttATATGTagtagtatgtggccctgtgcggcattattttgggttgttgtgtgcaGGTTGGGttgtataagtacaggggaaactctgccgaaatttctatagctCATGATTTGTtcaaacattcaaggacgaatgttcctgggggggggggggggaatggtacacctctcgttttcgtcgTAGGAGAACCTAtagtttcctagtcgggtatgcctttggaatagagacccgcgcccgagtttggaggtagaaagtgtttGCCGTTGAAATAGAGactcgagcccgagtttggaggtagaaatgTTTTACCCCGTGTATAAAGGTACCAACAGGTGTTCCTGACAATttataggattagaagttgaacgaatcgaatagACGCGATCTGAGATGAAtctgagaaaatctgcagacaccagtcatcgtcgacggctcgtcgacatgGTCGATGGACCGTCGTTGTGCGGCATCGATAGGGTTTCACAGCCTtgaatctgcaggcgcaggtcgacggagcaagttgacggaccgtcgacacgtcgatgggTCATCGACCCGGTCATCGAACCGTACCGCTGGGGCTTtttatttccaagtataaatatatgacccacaactttatttctcattttcctccattcaAAATTAGAAAAACCCTgttattttctctcccaatatttttccATCATTATTAATGGAGATTTGATAAAATTcgagccccgtgaacccgtgcttgtgAAGAAggaggttgtttctagggtttcttcaagttaaAAAGCTTAGgcagttggagttgaagttgatccttggaatCTTAGGCCCCTCAATGTAtgcaaatgatttctacccttgtatttaagttatttatcaagGATCTTAGTGGTTTTAAGCAAAGAAAGGGTATTTCTGttagtggtaagttgatgaaggttaaTATAGTAATttggggctattttaagagatgattgggaatatatttgagtatatttttatgtataagtgttgttattgttgttgtggtcgatgttggattgaatgagaagttgaagggttgttaagcttataagggaaatgttgcccataatttgttaagctctattcgtatttagaatggttagtaagcgaggtaaatagtataattaaggcctatgttatcttgattgtagacttataagttcgagaggtagaagtgggacgattggatatacttcaaggtatgttaaggctatcctttctttcttttggcatgatcctatgatatgagtcaacaagcgagtaagggagcttccatattactatactcttagaagcattagtaGTACTTCTGtccttgatgttcatgtaccccgtttatgataattccttctgttcatgggtccagttttgtgggtccagttctatgtatacagtttattcatgcattacattcattatatatctatgtacattgacccgtgaccagaaggcgttatatacgcgaatattagatatatgttgGGTATGAGAAGAGGAATAGGCATTATaaacgcattaccacctgatcagctggtgcccCATGATGATAATATAAGGATCGGACTGCACGTACCGCAACAATGTATATCATGATGgctgcagagaggccgatatgatatgatgggatgccatagagcttgacaggcattatacacgcatacaaatatatatatatatatatatatatatatatatatatatatatatatatatatacgtatgacctacattgataggcatgagcatgcatattatgcgcccacagaggtattgtcagttatacagatttatgtagatacatacagatactagttcatacaagtacatgcagatagtcatttctgcttatgagttcagatcttattcatgattcttgtatatatgttgttcttatgctttacatactcagtacattatccgtatcgactccccgttgctcggggggctgcattcatgcccgcaggttcaagtagaccgacaggtggtccagctcagtaggacctctatatctagcagtggtcagtgtgctccatttgattcggagctgtagtcagttttggtatgctccttttgagatgtatatgcatatgggtatgacggggcccggtcccgtcctttctacaaattttattccagtagagatctgtagatagttgtatgtattagtcagatgatgtagccttgtcggcttctattcttttgtgtacagtatatatagtagcctagttggcttgcactgttcttcagcatgtttatgtatatatgcagattgttcagagttcatgatgtcgcctaattatgagatcagtttaagtcatttATAGGCCCTTGCTGTTTAGTAAGATTCAGGTATGAGTATAGGGGtcttggtcactagaggtcagacactcgtcacaaCTCATTAGTTTTGGTCATGACAAAATCGAGTATTCAAAAAATCGGATATaaacaaaacccattaaggttTTCAACTCAATTGACCGTAATTCGTAGAAAAAGTAAGAGAGAGGGTGAGGGTGAGGTTTTACCTTTTTCTGGTGGTGACTCAGTGGAGAAAGGGTAGAACATTTAATATTTTACCCGAAAGACCACGCATAGTCTGTATATGACAGAAACGCATAGTACTTTCGCCATTTTTGTAAAGAGAGGGAGGCGGAGATTAGGGTTTTCTCGTATGAAACCCTTGTCTATGAACAAAGGGGTTCTTTGGCTCAATATCTGTGTATGTATGCGTTGCAAAGTTAGGTCGGGTATGGTTTCTAATGGACTGGGCTCGAccgtttttttaaaagaaaggaaAATGGGCCCAACTTACATACACATTACGCggatatacatatttatacatgaATATAGAAAGGGATAAAACGGATTATTGATTTTTTTGACAAATAACCGTGTTAAAGCTAACTAACATTCAATTTCGGCCACATTTTAACTACTTAACCATTTTTATAAAATGACCAATGCAAAAGATGAACCAATTGTTTCAATTATAGCCTTAATTAACACATAGCAAGCAATTGACTCTTTCAATTATAGCCACAACTAACTCAAACAAATAACAGGAAATCAAGTTTTAGTCAATTTTGGAAATAATTGCAATTGTAGCAAACTATATCATAGAATTAAGACATAATTGATTATCtatttaattaataattttttttttttggtaattaaggGATTTTATTACCAACTGGAAAATTATAGCTCAGAAAAACAAAATAGCAGTACACTGGACATAGTCCCAGGATCTGCTATGGCATTGATTCTACATAACTACATCTTATCTAGCTAGGATAATAATAAAGAGATGCTATTGTACTTTCTAGTTTAGCCTTCCTACTTGCTCGAAAAAACACTTCCTGCACCATTATTCTTACTATCGTATCAGCACTATTCTCACATggttcctttccttccaaatttggTAAATGCAGCCTGCTAGTGTCATGTGATATATGACAAAACTTGGGTTGTTATTTCTTTGATGCATTTCGATCCATGCACATTCTACTGGCTAGTCCCAACATTGTCTTGTAATGCCTTGCCACTGTAACAACTTGTTCCACAGTGCTGCAGCAACTAGACAGGTGAAAAACAGGTGATTTATAGTCTCAGCAACCCCTTTACGTAGCTGGCAAAGGGGATCCATATCCATACCCCATTTGATCAACCTATCTTTGCTATATACTATACCATTCACCACCAAATAGCCCATGAATAGCCACTTTGGAGGAGAAGGATTGCTATATATCAGTTTTCTCCAACCAACTCTTAGCAgagttgtcattagctttaagtacATTTGCCTTATAGAGAATGATTGCACTTTAAGTTCATCTTCGACATTCAGTCCAGCTGCCTCCATATATGATACTGCCTTGAATACTTTCTTAATTATACAGTAGGCCCGTGTGGTAATTTCTTCATTGGTAGTACCTTCCTTTATGTAATATAAGCGTACTTATTTCACCTACAATTTGTATTTCTTGTTGCTCAGGTTCCATAAAAGTTTGCATAATGCTTCTTTGTTCCATAAGCCTATGTTCAATAGGTTCAATCCACCAGCGCTCTTGGGCAAGCACATCCTATCCCATGTTATCAAGGTTTTTTTGGATAGTTCTATATTTCCAGTCCAAAGAAAGGTTCGACAAATCCTTATAATCTGCTCTACAACTTTCTTTGGTAGCAAGAAGACTTGGGACCAATAAGTCTGGATTGAGAAAAGTACACTTTGCAATAACTACACTCTTCCAGCATAGCATAGGAGAGGAGTTTTGCAATCCAGAAAGTGATTCTTCCTAGCATTTTGTCTAGAAGAGTTTGACATTGTACCAAGGACAGTCTCTTGGTACTTAAAGATACACCTAATTACCTTAAAAAAAGAGTCCCTTTTGTCATTCCCAGTACCTCAAGCATTTGCTGCTGGATCTTATCTTTCACACCTCCAAAATAAATGGAGGACTTCTGCAAATTATCTTGGAGCCCAGAAACACTAGAAAATTTGTGAAAATAGGCATCTAGTTTCTAAACTAAGCCCTAATCTCCTTTACTGAACAACAGAAGGTCATCCGCAAACCGAAGTTGAATTACCTGGAGTTTAGCACAGCTAGGATGGAACATAAACTCTCTATCTTGTTTTAACTGCTTAAGTAGCCTACAGAGGTATTCCATGGCAAGCACAAATAACTAGGGTGACATTGGGCCTCCCTGTCTAAGTCATTTCTTTGCTTGGAATGGAACAGATGGCTTCCCATTTATTATTATTGAGTAGGCTACAGATGTTAAACACTGCATGATCCAATTTATGAATACTTCAGGGAAGTCCAAACATACCAGAATCTGCTCTATGCAAGCCCACCCTATAGAATCATAAGCCTTCATCATTTCCACCTTCAACATGCACCTTGGAGAGATATTCTTCCTCCCATACCCCTTCACAAGCTCATAATTGAGTACTATATTATCGGAAATGAGTCTCTCCGGCACAAATGCAACTTGTGTAGGATAAATTAGTTCATTCATCACTGATTGTAGTCTAGCTATGAGAATTTTGGATATGATCTTGTAGACCACTGTGCAATAGGAAATTGGTCTGAAATCTTTTATTGTTGAAGGATGTTTGACCTTAGGTATGAGAGTAATAGTGGTATAGGTGATTGGAGGGTGTAATGTGCCATGGTTGAAAAAATCCTCTTCAATTACTGGCCAAGTATGCTTAAAGAACTTGACATTAAAGCCATCTATTCCTGGGGCCTTGCTATCTTTTATTGACTTCAGTGCCTTTAATATTTCCGCTCTAGTGATGGGGGTAATAAATTGTAACTGTTGGTTCCTGTCTAATGTATATCCTGATCTCATGACAGCTTCATCAATACATGGTAGAGACTCAGCTGAAATTCCAAGCAGTTTGTTATAGAATGCCAATATCTCCCCCTCCACCTCAGCTTCAGATTCCTTTATATTGCCTATTTCAGTTTTCAGACTTCTGATCATATTTTGAGCTGCTTTATTCTTTATGCATACAAAAACATATGCTGCATTTGTGTATCCTTCCTTGAGCCAATGAActcttgatttttgttttaaaatactCTCTTCCACATAATGCCATTTCACCAGCTCTTCTTTTAATCTATTCTCCTCATCAAATAAAGATGAGGAGCTTCCAGGTTGTCCCATTTGAGCTTGCAAATTTGCCAGTTCCTCTCTAGCATTTTGAATCTTCAATTCATAACTGCAATATTCTCTCGTGTTTAGTTCTTTCATTGCTAACTGCACATTCTtgattttcttccataatctttGCATTGAATCCCCTGAAGCATTGAGAGACCAAGCCTTGTTCAGCAGTTCCATAAATTGACGATGCTTCATCATACAGTCAAAGAACTTGAATGGTTTACCCCTTGTGGATGTTCGATCTTCAATATGCACACTCAGAGGAGAATGATCTGAGAAGCTTGGGTCCAATACATGTGTCTTCAAGTGATTTTCTTGATTTAACGGAGTAAGATATTTGTCAATTTAATATTTAATAATTTAAACAAATAATTGAATAATTATTTTGAACTACTTTGGATTAAATTTTGACAAATACcttaatattaataataaaatatgCAAAGAATTTTTAAACAACTTACAATATATGTTTGAACTCATTTAGCCAAATGAAATGGCCAAATATTGTCGAAATAATTTTATACTgtcgaaataattttgtaaaagtCATTTTTGTTTAGAAAAATACATATCTCACTCCATTTGTGATTCTAAAACTCTGAATAATTAAATAGAATtattggaggtcaaaaattaggtgtcaacaggaaGCACGTGTACCCAGCAGTATCGTTGACCGACCCTAAACTATAGTGCTGACGAGGGTTGGTACTTCCAATAatcctcttctttctttgttaTTTTTAAGTCCATAGTTATAAGCATTCAATAAGTAAAGAACATATCCACAACTCAATCGGTTCATAAAGTCTATTCCTTTTCAAGTATAATCGTAAAGATTTAATCTTTTAATCATTTAAGACAAGTATGATTATAAAGCTTCAGTCTTTCTATCAATTAGGACAAGTATAGGTATAAGATCCAATCTTTCCATCAATTAAGACAAATATATGTATAAAGATCGAACCTTTCCATCAGTTAGGACAAGCATATGCATAAAGATCCATTCTTTCCATCACTTATGACAAGTATAGGTATAAAGATCCAATCTTTCCATCAATTAGGACAAGTATAGGTATAAAGATCTGATCTTTCCATTAATTAAGAGAAGTATAGTTACAAAGATCCAATATTTCCATCAATTAGGACACATATGGCATGAAGTCAAGTCACACAAGTATAAATAACACGAGATGTAAGTGAAATGTATGCGATGCAAGTGAAATGTATGCAATGCAAGTGAATattatgcaatgcaatggccatatgTACCGGTATACACAAATGGACATATGTACTggtatacaaaacctatacatttgcttGCTATTATTATTCTGAGCGGTCCAGAAATGTaattatctgtcacgacccaaattgcgggtagtggtggcacctacactattcTCCTTGGTAGCCGTACCATTTTCCAATTCCAAATCTTGTTTTTAGAAAACAATTGCAAAATGTAAATAATTAGAAGCAATAAATAACCCATAAGGACATAAGCAACGAAATAAACAAGACTTTTATAAATAAgatccccaaaatctggtcttacACGATATAAGAGCTTCTATAACACTTTACAAGAATTGAAAAAAGACATACAGATTCTCAAATGACTAACACTGTCTGGAAGAGTACATAGATAGGGTATACATAAACATAGATAGGGTTTACATGAGGAGACTCCGGAAGTAGAACCAGCTAGTGGCTCACCCAGAACATCTCCGTGATAACCTCGAAACCAAACCCGATAACTTGAACTTCAACCTGgaacaactctacaccccaaaaaggatgTAGCCAAGAGTAGAATCAGTACACtacatgtactggtaagcatcataggctgactaagattagtaaaCGCATATGAAATATAGAAATTAATAAGTAAGGCAATCAATCAATCATCAATAGGCACAAAATACCCCGAATCACAAGTCATAGCCTAGGTGAAGCTCCTAATCCATAAGCATGACAAGTTCAAGGAAATACCCCATCCATGGATAACAACTCAAAGTGTAACACCAAACAACTAGGATACGACAATATATGATGCGATAAATAAGGATGCAATGCAAATAAAATGCAAATGtcgtgcaatgcaatggccaatatctcatatctgtacacacatgctataagcATTTGTCTCTTCAAttgtcatgacccatgggggacccgcggagtacATGTACCAGCCACCCTGGTTGGACTACAGGTCGTGGGTTTATCAACATATCCGGAATAAACCTCGGATCATAGAAAGATTACATTTTACTttcatctttctctttcttttcattTCAAAAATCGTTTCtataactctttcaattccgaaTCCATTTCCATAACTCTTTCATCAAGTATGAATGTctgaatgaaagaataatttATCGCAAGTGACAATGCCAATAAGTAAgatatggaattcacaacacaaaaacCCAATTCAGTCCTAGCATGGATTATAAATATTACCATGAAAATGTATATTGCAACCAATCCCAATACAACAAATAGAACCAACACATCCCACATCACCACAAACACATAGTCAAGTACAACACAAGTCATTTAGTGCATAGAGAATGACATATTTCATATATTTCGAGATCCACCCTACAATATAGGGTAAAAAAGCCAAAATAAGTGAATTTAGCCCTTTTAGAAAGAAAACTGATTCTTGAACCCCGATCGAAGGACTCTGTTAAGATGTCAACTGCTAAGGGAACGTTTTACGAATTGATCGAAGAGGGAGGTGAAAAGATTTGAGTATATCATAGCTGATCGCAGGTTGGATAATATCCACTTGCAATGAAGAGGCTCTTTTCCACGAGGGCAAACTCACTCTTGCATTTAAGATCTTCACATCGGTTCATTTTCTGATTGATTATAAAGACCAACCCTAGCCCTAGTGAGAATAATATGGTTAGACGCCAATTAAAA is drawn from Lycium barbarum isolate Lr01 chromosome 8, ASM1917538v2, whole genome shotgun sequence and contains these coding sequences:
- the LOC132607748 gene encoding uncharacterized protein LOC132607748 encodes the protein MEAAGLNVEDELKVQSFSIRQMYLKLMTTLLRVGWRKLIYSNPSPPKWLFMGYLVVNGIVYSKDRLIKWGMDMDPLCQLRKGVAETINHLFFTCLVAAALWNKLLQWQGITRQCWD